One stretch of Candidatus Nitrosotenuis cloacae DNA includes these proteins:
- a CDS encoding DUF7521 family protein yields MDVIDITITIIHLIVGFILVFYAAKAYRKTKYPPMLLLVAGFSVLVLGETVIEDFFNFLNNNLLQEIIAESFEIVGFVILILAVKKS; encoded by the coding sequence ATGGACGTAATAGACATCACAATTACAATAATTCATCTAATAGTAGGATTCATCCTAGTGTTTTATGCTGCCAAGGCATACAGAAAAACCAAATATCCTCCAATGCTGCTTTTAGTGGCTGGATTTTCAGTTCTTGTTTTAGGCGAAACAGTGATTGAAGATTTTTTTAATTTTCTGAACAATAACTTGTTACAAGAGATAATTGCAGAATCATTTGAAATTGTTGGCTTTGTGATATTGATTTTGGCAGTCAAGAAAAGCTGA
- a CDS encoding fibronectin type III domain-containing protein yields the protein MKTTGIVLILLVATLALPLGNSFAVPISNPPTNLSAQAVSSTQINLSWSAPINSTQNGVNGYKIERDVGCLGTFTVLVANHTNTSYSNTNLSASKCYAYKVSALNSAGISTSSNVAQAATQSAPSTNQTKPTDNLGQKVSEFVQKRNELLKKQREETIKIIRECHDKALNSTGIARKQIMEDCREKMHELKDKYQDSRKQFKEEFKTFKKDAKTILKEAKKSGLIDKRDIKEIKHEFRDFENNTKHESKELKHDIKELRKDLKKELKKDKKKDKHDDDDD from the coding sequence ATGAAAACAACGGGAATCGTCTTGATTCTACTTGTTGCGACACTGGCACTACCTTTGGGGAATTCATTTGCAGTGCCAATATCAAATCCACCAACAAATCTTTCAGCCCAAGCAGTATCCAGTACACAAATCAACCTCTCATGGAGCGCACCAATCAATTCAACACAAAATGGTGTAAATGGCTACAAGATAGAGCGTGATGTGGGATGTTTAGGCACATTTACGGTTCTGGTTGCAAATCACACCAATACTAGCTATTCCAATACGAATCTGAGTGCATCAAAATGCTATGCATACAAGGTTTCTGCGCTAAATTCGGCTGGAATCAGCACATCATCAAATGTTGCACAGGCAGCCACCCAGTCAGCACCATCCACAAATCAGACCAAGCCAACTGACAATTTGGGGCAAAAGGTATCAGAGTTTGTACAAAAACGCAACGAGCTGCTCAAAAAACAACGCGAGGAAACAATAAAGATTATTCGCGAATGCCACGACAAGGCGCTAAATTCCACAGGAATTGCACGAAAGCAGATCATGGAAGACTGCAGAGAGAAAATGCATGAGCTCAAAGACAAGTACCAAGATTCAAGAAAACAATTCAAAGAAGAATTCAAGACCTTCAAAAAAGACGCAAAAACCATCCTAAAGGAAGCCAAAAAGTCAGGCCTCATCGACAAAAGAGACATCAAGGAAATAAAACACGAGTTTCGAGACTTTGAGAACAACACAAAACACGAATCAAAGGAACTAAAGCACGACATCAAGGAGCTACGCAAAGATCTCAAAAAGGAGCTCAAAAAAGACAAGAAAAAAGACAAACACGATGACGATGATGACTGA
- a CDS encoding cryptochrome/photolyase family protein, with translation MKFGVSVFVFTRDLRIEDNVGLVSACASSDVVIPCFVLNPKIQDSYRFRFLLDCIEDLKNEFTKRKAALHVLYGNYTQALQQISKMQKIDAVFANQDYTPFAKKRQDQITYFCTTNNIPFHQYVDHLMYDPNMIKTQEGKPYSVFSQFFRTAIQIPVAKPQQNEFTNFHARLIDDYFASSDHTIPIKGGRKSALQILKSIKNFADYEAKRNYPMYQTTMLSAHSRFGTVSVRELYHTISENLGMHHTLVNEIHWKEFFSHVLYHFPHVTKGAFRKNLSVTPCKHNKAHIDAWKNGRTGFPIVDAGMRELNNTGFMHNRIRMIVASFLSKDLHADWKIGERYFAEKLIDYDLAVNNGNWQWAASTGCDAQPWFRVFNPWLQQKKFDSECRYIKKWIPELEKLSAEKIHRLESESFDVDYPRPIVDHAEESKIAKQMFRQETR, from the coding sequence ATGAAATTTGGGGTATCGGTCTTTGTATTTACGCGAGACCTACGAATTGAGGATAATGTGGGATTGGTTTCTGCATGTGCAAGCTCAGATGTTGTGATTCCATGTTTTGTTCTGAATCCAAAAATACAGGACTCTTACAGATTTAGATTTTTGCTTGACTGCATTGAAGATCTAAAAAACGAATTTACAAAGAGAAAGGCCGCCCTCCATGTTTTGTATGGGAATTACACTCAGGCATTGCAACAAATATCCAAGATGCAAAAAATCGATGCAGTTTTTGCAAATCAGGACTATACACCATTTGCCAAAAAAAGACAAGACCAGATCACGTATTTTTGCACCACAAACAACATACCATTCCACCAATATGTGGATCACCTAATGTATGATCCAAACATGATAAAAACACAAGAAGGAAAACCATACAGCGTGTTTTCTCAGTTTTTTAGAACCGCAATTCAAATTCCAGTCGCAAAACCGCAACAAAACGAATTTACAAATTTTCATGCAAGGCTAATTGATGATTATTTCGCATCATCAGATCACACCATTCCAATCAAGGGCGGCAGAAAAAGCGCATTACAAATTCTAAAAAGCATTAAAAACTTTGCAGACTATGAAGCAAAAAGAAACTATCCCATGTATCAAACCACGATGCTTTCTGCACACAGCAGGTTTGGCACAGTATCAGTCAGGGAACTATACCACACCATATCGGAAAATCTCGGCATGCACCACACCCTGGTAAATGAGATTCATTGGAAAGAGTTTTTCAGTCATGTTTTGTATCATTTCCCTCATGTGACCAAAGGAGCATTCAGAAAGAACCTCTCTGTCACACCATGTAAACACAACAAAGCCCACATTGATGCCTGGAAGAACGGCAGAACCGGCTTTCCAATAGTTGATGCTGGTATGAGGGAGCTAAACAACACGGGCTTTATGCATAATAGAATACGCATGATTGTTGCCTCTTTTTTGAGCAAAGACCTGCACGCAGACTGGAAGATAGGCGAGCGGTATTTTGCTGAAAAGCTAATCGACTATGATCTGGCAGTAAACAACGGCAATTGGCAGTGGGCTGCGTCTACTGGGTGTGATGCACAGCCGTGGTTTAGGGTTTTCAATCCATGGCTGCAACAAAAAAAGTTCGACTCGGAATGCAGATACATCAAAAAATGGATTCCCGAGCTGGAAAAACTGTCCGCAGAGAAAATACACAGACTAGAATCAGAATCATTTGATGTTGACTATC
- a CDS encoding helix-turn-helix transcriptional regulator codes for MVDLYEEAANNFLEMSSQQRLQIIFRLLEKKCKVTNMAKEIGATVQEVHRNFARLEDGGFITKNMDGYYTLTTYGKTICSQTPSIIFLSRNRKYFEDHTFGDIPPKFIMRIGQLANSVHTKGVSKVLEQWKSIYKNANQYIYEILTEIPLDIIEPKVKRIEKGIKFNYILSESAVVPKGRKKLLAKLNYDELIEKGLVERKMQKTVQTLIVLNEKEASVSFSNAEGEADLTEMFYSTDAMFHEWCLDYFRYNWYESEIFQESKLKE; via the coding sequence ATGGTGGACCTGTACGAAGAGGCGGCAAACAATTTTCTGGAGATGTCCAGCCAACAGCGGCTGCAAATAATATTTCGATTATTGGAAAAAAAATGCAAGGTAACCAACATGGCAAAAGAAATCGGTGCTACCGTCCAAGAAGTGCATCGCAATTTTGCAAGACTAGAGGATGGCGGATTTATCACAAAAAACATGGATGGCTACTATACCCTGACCACATACGGCAAGACAATCTGCTCCCAGACCCCGTCTATCATATTTCTGTCCAGGAATAGAAAATATTTTGAGGATCACACCTTTGGTGATATACCGCCAAAATTCATAATGAGAATTGGGCAGCTGGCAAACTCTGTACACACAAAAGGAGTATCAAAGGTTTTGGAGCAATGGAAATCAATTTACAAAAACGCAAATCAGTACATCTATGAAATCCTAACCGAAATCCCGCTCGATATAATAGAGCCAAAGGTAAAGCGAATCGAAAAAGGGATCAAGTTCAACTATATCTTATCGGAATCTGCTGTGGTGCCAAAGGGTAGAAAAAAGCTTTTGGCCAAGCTCAACTATGATGAGCTGATAGAAAAAGGACTGGTAGAAAGAAAGATGCAAAAAACAGTTCAGACCCTCATAGTGCTAAACGAAAAAGAGGCAAGCGTCTCATTTTCGAATGCAGAGGGTGAGGCAGACCTTACTGAGATGTTTTACAGCACAGACGCAATGTTTCATGAGTGGTGCCTGGATTATTTTAGGTACAACTGGTACGAGTCCGAAATATTTCAGGAAAGCAAGCTGAAAGAATAA
- a CDS encoding winged helix-turn-helix domain-containing protein produces METDGGITSALADKYTRDILTILAKEELSAQQISTRLDIPTSTTYRKIKTLEDLKLVKKTKVIRTTEGLGESYYRSLVLEINVKYRDGNLTYTVERIKMDDRIVRLWEKFKE; encoded by the coding sequence ATGGAAACTGACGGTGGCATCACATCTGCACTGGCAGACAAGTACACACGAGATATTCTAACCATACTAGCAAAAGAAGAATTATCAGCACAACAAATCTCCACAAGACTAGACATTCCAACATCTACAACATATAGAAAAATCAAAACGCTTGAGGACCTCAAACTTGTCAAGAAAACAAAGGTAATACGCACAACAGAAGGCCTAGGTGAAAGCTACTACAGAAGCTTGGTTTTAGAGATCAATGTGAAATACAGGGACGGAAATCTTACCTACACTGTAGAGAGAATCAAAATGGATGACAGAATAGTCAGATTGTGGGAAAAATTCAAGGAATAA
- a CDS encoding proline dehydrogenase family protein gives MVSTQIMEKILFGVAKQWIAGNTIDEALVTAQNSYKNGMSVIINKLGEYHTSKNQIENTISEYHTIMASFRKWKVNGAISVKPTQIGLMKSKKKCLNNFEILIRAATKSQTFVWLDMESSDHTDETIQIYENLLARYERLGIAIQANLMRSEGDLADLLSMGGKIRLVKGAYRENSNISFKSKQKVDQNYLRLMKILFENANEFGIATHDGIMIDRATELAKKNEKKFEFQMLRGIRDELKPILIKKGFSLSEYIPYGTNWLPYSIRRLKERKRNILLLGSSFISHQKMR, from the coding sequence ATGGTATCTACTCAGATAATGGAAAAGATTCTCTTTGGGGTTGCAAAGCAGTGGATTGCAGGAAACACCATTGATGAGGCACTTGTTACGGCACAAAATTCCTACAAAAACGGAATGAGTGTAATCATAAACAAGCTTGGCGAATACCACACCTCAAAGAACCAAATAGAAAACACCATTTCAGAATACCACACCATAATGGCATCATTTAGGAAATGGAAGGTAAATGGCGCCATATCTGTCAAGCCGACTCAGATTGGTTTGATGAAAAGCAAAAAGAAATGCCTGAATAATTTTGAGATTTTGATTAGGGCTGCAACAAAATCGCAGACATTTGTGTGGCTGGACATGGAATCCTCGGACCACACAGACGAGACAATCCAAATTTACGAGAACCTGCTGGCAAGATACGAAAGGCTAGGCATTGCAATACAGGCAAACCTGATGCGAAGCGAGGGCGATTTGGCGGATTTATTATCAATGGGCGGCAAAATACGCCTAGTAAAAGGAGCATATCGCGAAAACTCCAACATATCATTCAAGTCAAAACAAAAGGTAGACCAAAACTATCTCAGACTGATGAAAATATTATTTGAGAATGCAAATGAATTTGGAATTGCCACACATGATGGCATAATGATAGATAGAGCAACAGAATTAGCAAAAAAGAATGAAAAGAAATTCGAGTTCCAGATGCTTCGCGGGATTCGAGATGAGCTAAAGCCAATTCTAATCAAAAAAGGATTTTCCCTATCAGAGTATATCCCATATGGAACCAACTGGCTTCCATATTCCATTAGGAGACTAAAGGAGCGAAAAAGAAACATCTTGCTTTTGGGAAGCTCATTTATTTCGCACCAAAAAATGCGTTAG
- a CDS encoding cobalamin B12-binding domain-containing protein, with product MVYLRTKTVKGEKYLYLVRSVWDSKKNTSRQETIKYLGKSSEVTREDIPIQYRNDPKVVSFLASDEAMDLDRRDEMLGKLRDQLFKLFMKGDLDGSLELYQNYRTVSGTTSFFEKILTPVMYEIGELWVKNKISIADEHVCSNVANSMVRIIFDRNEKIPTKKKILICTPDGEHHNLAASILESHLSCSGFKVFNLSPSEPHESIVRFIDSAKPDAVLVSITLTDNIKPGQRLVKKIRERSSIPVFVGGQALKDQDAKFDAQIIRESSLKNIPRLIN from the coding sequence TTGGTCTATTTACGAACGAAGACAGTCAAGGGTGAAAAATACCTGTATCTAGTAAGATCAGTCTGGGATTCAAAAAAGAACACATCGCGCCAAGAGACAATAAAGTATTTGGGAAAATCATCAGAGGTAACCAGAGAAGATATACCAATACAATACAGAAACGACCCAAAGGTTGTCTCGTTTTTGGCCTCAGATGAGGCAATGGACCTGGACAGGCGAGATGAGATGCTAGGCAAGCTGCGGGACCAACTATTCAAGTTGTTCATGAAGGGGGATTTGGATGGATCGCTGGAATTATACCAGAACTATCGCACAGTATCTGGTACTACAAGTTTTTTTGAAAAGATTCTCACGCCAGTCATGTATGAGATCGGCGAGCTCTGGGTGAAAAACAAGATCAGCATCGCAGACGAACATGTTTGCAGTAATGTAGCAAACAGCATGGTTAGAATAATTTTTGATAGAAATGAAAAGATTCCAACAAAAAAGAAGATCCTAATCTGCACACCGGACGGTGAGCATCACAACTTGGCCGCAAGCATTTTGGAATCACATCTATCGTGCAGTGGATTCAAGGTCTTTAATTTGTCCCCGTCAGAGCCACATGAATCCATAGTTCGGTTTATTGACTCGGCCAAGCCAGATGCCGTGTTGGTTTCGATCACACTAACAGACAATATCAAGCCAGGCCAGAGGCTGGTCAAAAAGATAAGGGAGCGATCCTCCATCCCAGTCTTTGTTGGAGGCCAAGCCCTAAAGGATCAAGACGCCAAGTTTGATGCCCAGATAATCCGCGAATCCAGCCTCAAAAACATCCCAAGACTAATCAACTAA